The Nothobranchius furzeri strain GRZ-AD chromosome 8, NfurGRZ-RIMD1, whole genome shotgun sequence sequence CGAGGGTGGTGAACCAGTATGAGAATGAGAGGAACTTCCACATTTACTATCAGGTCAGAGGACAATCAGCACAGTCCTGGAACAATGCTGGTTGCTGCAACACGCAACATAAACAAAGTGAACTCACACGGAACTAAAGTTAAACGCTGTGACCTCCTCTCTACCTGCACTGTGGTCTTTCAGTTGATAGAGGGCGCCAACGCTCAGCAGAAAGAGGGTCTGGGAATCATAACTCCtgactactactactacctcAACCAGTCTGGGACCTACAAGGTGGATGGGACCAATGACAGCAAAGACTTCCAGGAAACCATGGTATTTAAAGTGGACATTTTTAGAAAAGCTAAACTGTAGAAGGGGAATTGTCTTTCTGATCAAGTTTTCACTCGCATATTAAATAAATAATCTTATTTaattcaattatttatttataaagcgccttcccgcCACCAGGCAAGGAGGCTCAAGGTGCTCGACGAGCACGTAAAACAAAGTACAAACAACAATATTGTGAGAAAgcttaaaacaacaaaataatgacacaactaaataataaaaatgagataaaacacaaaaaacaacaataaaattagCAAAATGATGCATCAGTCTGGCTTgaattgataaaaaaaatgtaacaaaAGTTTTGCTTTAAGGGTCAAAAATACACAAAATGTCACAAATTTGCCTTGTGGCATCAAGAGCAAGAAAACAAACTAAAGTCATTTCGATTTATAACCATCTGCTATCCTCACTGTCTGCTTAACATCCTGTTTCCAGGAGGCCATGCAGGTGATCGGGATCCCAGGTGACATCCAGGCTCAGGTGCTGCAGATCATCGCGGGTATCCTCCACCTGGGGAACATCAGCTTCATAGAGGCTGGCAACTACGGGCAAGTGGAAAGCACAGACTGTGAGTGAAACACACACCTAGACTcctccatgcacacacacctgttcCCTTTGGGGATGCGTGGTAATTACAGCTCACAAAACGAGTCCCTCTGCAAACTCGAGTAATTGATAAAATGCTGATGAGttgcttttctttcctttttgttTCATGCTGCTGAGGGAGTCCCATCATATGTGTACATAACTGGAGAAAACAATCAGCAGTGTCATTTTACCCTGATAAAAGACTGTGTGTAGACAGTGGGAGGTTTTCTTTAAGCTGTTTCTCCAAGTCCGTTACATGTATCTTTATTACAGCTAAGTTTCCAATCTAATTATTTGCATGTCATTTGCTTTTGTTTGCACTAGTGCTTGCCTTCCCTGCTTATCTACTGGGCATCGACCCGAACCGCCTGCAAGACAAGTTGACCAGCAGAAAGATGGATTCAAAGTGGGGAGGGAAGTCGGAGTCCATCAACGTAACCCTGAACCAGGAGCAGGCCACCTACACGCGCGATGCCTTAGCCAAAGCTCTTTATGCACGTGTCTTTGACTACCTAGTAGAGGTAAAGATTTCACACAACAAACTACATAAAATGAATTATTGCACAAAACTGGCTTGTTTTTAGATTTTATTCCCCTTTTTCTATCTGCTGCAGGCCATTAACAAAGCCATCCAAAAGCCCTATGAGGAATTCAGCATTGGCGTGCTTGACATTTATGGCTTTGAGATTTTCCAGGTCAGTGCACTCACACTTTATAGATGCACAACCTTTTATGTGCAGCAAATGATTGTTTTATGGAACTAGACAACAGTCATGATCTGACATAGATTGTGTTGTATTTTCTTCTGCAGAAAAACGGGTTCGAGCAGTTTTGTATAAACTTTGTCAATgaaaagctgcagcagatctttaTTGAACTCACTTTGAAAGCTGAGCAGGTATCACTTAGGAAAagcctttctcctcttttttctgttCAATCAGCCAGAGGAATGCTttcatttcttctgttttaattaGGAAGAGTATGTTCAGGAAGGCATTAAGTGGACGCCCATCGAGTACTTCAACAACAAGGTTGTGTGTGACCTTATTGAAAATAAACTGGTAAGCTCATAACTGCATTAGCTGATAAATAAAAgcagaaaatatttttttttttcaacaaaacaactttttGTATAATGGATTCCTATTTTTCTAATTTAAAAACTTTGATAAATAATCACAGATGACATTTCCAGAAAACGTATTTTAAAAGGCATCTGTTGACAGAACCCTCCTGGCATCATGAGTGTGCTGGATGATGTATGTGCCACCATGCACGCCAAAGGAGAGGGTGCAGATGGCactctgctgcagaagctgcaggcGGCCGTAGGAACGCATGAGCATTTCAACAGCTGGAACTCCGGTTTTGTCGTACATCACTATGCCGGGAAGGTACAAAGTCAAATTCATAATCAAAACTGCTGCAGGAGCTCAGTTGTTTTCACCTTAAGCTACGAGGAGAAGATTTTGAGCCTTGCAGAATTTCGTctgatataaaaaaataaaaaatacaggaaCCTTTGTGTTGTTGGTTCAATTTATTTAGTGAAATTTTATATTTTCTCAGGTGTCGTATGATATCAACGGCTTCTGTGAGCGAAATCGAGACGTGCTCTTCCCCGACCTTATTGAGCTAATGCAAAGCAGTGAATTGTAAGTCTTTGTTATAATTATTATAcacatgaatacacacacacacacacacacacacacacacacacatatatatatatatatatatatatatatatatatatatacacacatggagctccacaaccaagtggctggcatcgtgtacagaaacatctgtacaaggtatggactggaagccccaaggtcaaagtgggtaacaccccctaaggtggttgagaacaagagaaccaagctcctgtgggacttccagatccagaccaacaaaatggtgatggtgaaccagccggacattgtggtggtgggcaAAGAACAGAGGATAgtcgttgtggttgatgtggcaataccaggAAAAAGGAACACTGGAAACTAGATAAGTACCAGGGCtagaaagaagaacttgagaaagcctggagagcaaAGACACCAGTGGTGACGGTGGTCATCACAGAACTTGGGCcaataacccccaaactggaagagtggctaaagcagattacTGGAAAACATTTCAGTCCaggaaagtgcagttctaggaacagctgagatactGCACAGAAGCCTCGagttcccaggcctctggtagaggacccgagcttggaaggatgagaccacccacagagaatgagatggttttttttttgttttttatttatttatttatttatttgtgaaaGCACGTTACAGATAAATTTGTCTTTTCAGTGACTTCATCCGTAGCTTGTTCCCTGAAAACCTCAACTCTGACAAGAAGGGGCGGCCTACAACAGCGGGTTCAAAGATCAAGGTAAAAGTAAACGACCACGAGGCAGAAGGAAAACAAGAGTTTTGTGATGTAAAATCTCACTGATTTTCCAACAGAAACAAGCTAACGAGCTGGTCAACACGCTGATGAAGTGCACTCCTCACTACATCCGCTGCATCAAACCCAACGAGACAAAGCGGCCAAAGGACTGGGAGGAGAGCAGGTCTGTACGTCACACCCATACACACATACAGAAGGATGTTGGTCTTCATTAATAACATCCTTCTCTGTGGTGGTAGGGTGAGACATCAGGTTGAATACCTCGGGCTGCGGGAAAACATTCGAGTACGAAGGGCTGGATTTGCATACCGCAGGCCCTTCAATAAGTTCCTGATGAGGTGGGTTGGGATTGAGGCTTTAGAATCGTCTTTTTGTTTCAATCATCGTCGATGAAATTTTGTCATTTCTTCGCCACAGATATGCCATTCTGACACAGGAAACGTGGCCGTGCTGGAGGGGCCCGGAGCAGCAAGGGGTCCTTCACCTCCTCCGATCTGTCAACATGGATAATGATCAGTACCAGATGGGACGCACCAAAGTTTTTGTCAAGAATCCAGAATCGGTACAGAAGATCTCAGATGTTGTATTTGACCTTATGTTTGTAGAAAACACTTAACTTTTTGTCCCACTAGCTGTTCCTGCTGGAGGAAATGAGGGAGAGGAAGTTTGACACTTTTGCCAGAATTGTTCAGAAAGCCTGGAGAAGATTCAACGCCAGGAAGAAGTATGAGCAGATGAGAGAAGAAGGTGAGCAAGAAgattctttgttgttgttttttaaaccaTAAACCACATTTTGGATCCTAATcacctggaatatttgttcctggtTATGACGCTCAGCCTCAGACATCCTGTACAACTCCAAAGAGCGAAGGAGGAACAGCATCAACAGGAACTTTGTCGGAGACTACCTTGGTCTAGAGCAGAGACCTGAACTGAGACAGTTCCTGGCCAAAATGGAGCGTGTTGACTTTGCTGACTCAGTCAACAAGTTTGACCGCAGGTTTAAGGTCAGGAGGTCGTTGTGCTTTCTGACAAGGAGAAGGTTACTAACTCTTCCTCCTCTCACATCCCCCTTTCTCTCCCCTCACACAGTCTATCAAGAGAGACTTGATCCTGACCCCTAAAGGCATCTACCTGATTGGTCGAGAAAAGGTGAAGAAAGGACCTGAGAAAGGGCAGATCAAAGAGGTGCTGAAACGAAAGCTGGAGTTTGGACACATCAACAGCGTCTCTCTCAGGTACGTGTCTAGTTCAGACAGGATGTGGGCTTGTTGTGTCAGAATAAATTGTTGAGATTGGGATTATTTATAGAACCGGTGGGCTACTTTGTCTTTAACCACAGTGTGAGAAACATTTACGCCACTAGACTGAGAGACTCTTCAAATCGAGCCCACGTTGAGCTCTAGAAGCCCTGAGCTAAACTGTTTTGAACTACAGCTCCATTTTCTCCACGAAAGCCACtcgtttattttttattgtctTGTAGGATTTCCTGAAGTTTGTAGACGACTTCCTTAAAATGGCCTTCTTATTTTCAGCACAAGACAGGACGATTTCTTCATCGTGCACGAGGCCCAGTACGACAGTCTGCTGGAGTCCACCTTTAAGACGGAGTTCCTCAGCTTGCTCTCAAAACGCTATGAGGAGGTGATCAAGAGAAAACTGTCAGTCTCCTTCTCTGACAGGTAGAGCAACACAAAGTCTTGACTCACACGAGGAATCAGAAACACTGACCACCACTGACACGCCTTTATTTTCTCTCAGACTGGAGTTCAGAGTGAAGAAAGAGGGCTGGGGCGGGGGCACCACCAGAGTGGTGGCGTTCCAGAGGGGTCATGGGGACCAGGCCTATCTCAAACCTGGGGGGAAGACTCTCATGGTCACGATAGGAGATGGTTTACCCAAGTCCTCAAGTAGGTTAAACACAACAGTGActcaataaaaaataaggaaggcTAATATGTGCAAATGCGGTTGTAATCTTTGCTGAAATGGCTAGTGAAAGGTGGAGTTTCAAACGATGCAAATGGACTTTTATCTCTTCAGAACCAACAAAGAAGTCTGCTCTGGAGTCCCGAAGTGGAAGGAGAAACCATGTAGCCAGCAGAGGTTGGACACTCAAAAAGCTggactttattttcatttttatgtcAGTTTTACTGATACAAAGAGCTAAAGTTGTACGTGCTAGTAGCTGAGAGTGAGCTTTGTTTAAATGACTGCTGCATCTTTAATTAAACCAGTGGTTTTCAGAGATCAGGGTTGAGGAAATGAAGATGGTTTTGCTTGGACTGTAGAAGTTAAAgaccaggttcactgagaaaccacttATTTCTTTATCCGTTTTGAAAATGATCAACAACTCTGAGTTTTCCatacagactgaacatgaaaatagtctcctacacctatctcctgcattagcttctgatagaaaatcggtGGTGAAACTctcggatttgaaaagcctgacagatgtccaaaaatcaggaaataagactcagaatcctgctgtctgaagcttctTTCCCCTCCGACTGACTTCAACGTACCCAAACAAGTGCAGCAGAG is a genomic window containing:
- the myo1f gene encoding unconventional myosin-If; translation: MAKYHWQSQNVKQSGVDDMVLLSKITEDAIVENLKKRYLDDYIFTYIGPVLISVNPFKQMPYFTDREIELYQGAAQYENPPHIYALTDNMYRNMMIDAENQCVIISGESGAGKTVAAKYIMGYISKVSGGGSKVQHVKDIILQSNPLLEAFGNAKTVRNNNSSRFGKYFEIQFSRGGEPDGGKISNFLLEKSRVVNQYENERNFHIYYQLIEGANAQQKEGLGIITPDYYYYLNQSGTYKVDGTNDSKDFQETMEAMQVIGIPGDIQAQVLQIIAGILHLGNISFIEAGNYGQVESTDLLAFPAYLLGIDPNRLQDKLTSRKMDSKWGGKSESINVTLNQEQATYTRDALAKALYARVFDYLVEAINKAIQKPYEEFSIGVLDIYGFEIFQKNGFEQFCINFVNEKLQQIFIELTLKAEQEEYVQEGIKWTPIEYFNNKVVCDLIENKLNPPGIMSVLDDVCATMHAKGEGADGTLLQKLQAAVGTHEHFNSWNSGFVVHHYAGKVSYDINGFCERNRDVLFPDLIELMQSSEFDFIRSLFPENLNSDKKGRPTTAGSKIKKQANELVNTLMKCTPHYIRCIKPNETKRPKDWEESRVRHQVEYLGLRENIRVRRAGFAYRRPFNKFLMRYAILTQETWPCWRGPEQQGVLHLLRSVNMDNDQYQMGRTKVFVKNPESLFLLEEMRERKFDTFARIVQKAWRRFNARKKYEQMREEASDILYNSKERRRNSINRNFVGDYLGLEQRPELRQFLAKMERVDFADSVNKFDRRFKSIKRDLILTPKGIYLIGREKVKKGPEKGQIKEVLKRKLEFGHINSVSLSTRQDDFFIVHEAQYDSLLESTFKTEFLSLLSKRYEEVIKRKLSVSFSDRLEFRVKKEGWGGGTTRVVAFQRGHGDQAYLKPGGKTLMVTIGDGLPKSSKPTKKSALESRSGRRNHVASRAHQNGAAKFSRAPHQQQSEITYSAPHKQQQPPKAALPKLGSQRTSRVPAHNQHNQSNMDFLNVPDQGMSGKQRRRSISHRPPPAPKPQPRPQGPRCRALYQYIGQDTDEISFEADDVFDLVKEDPSGWWTGRIRGREGLFPGNYVEKI